In Pseudomonas deceptionensis, a single window of DNA contains:
- the gabT gene encoding 4-aminobutyrate--2-oxoglutarate transaminase: MSNKTNASLMKRREAAVPRGVGQIHPIFAESAKNATVTDVEGREFIDFAGGIAVLNTGHLHPKIIAAVQEQLTKLTHTCFQVLAYEPYVELCEKINAKVPGNFDKKTLLVTTGSEAVENAVKIARAATGRAGVIAFTGAYHGRTMMTLGLTGKVVPYSAGMGLMPGGIFRALFPCEMHGISVDDSIASIERIFKNDAEPKDIAAIIIEPVQGEGGFYVAPKAFMARLRELCDKHGILLIADEVQTGAGRTGTFFAMEQMGVTADLTTFAKSIAGGFPLAGVCGKAEYMDAIAPGGLGGTYAGSPIACAAALAVLEVFEEEHLLDRCKEVGERLVTGLKAIQAKYPVIGDVRALGAMIAVELFEGGDSHKPNAAAVAQVVAKARDKGLILLSCGTYGNVLRVLVPLTSPDEQLDKGLAIIEECFAELA; the protein is encoded by the coding sequence ATGAGCAACAAGACCAACGCATCCCTGATGAAACGCCGTGAAGCTGCTGTCCCGCGCGGTGTTGGCCAGATCCACCCGATCTTTGCCGAGTCGGCGAAGAACGCCACCGTAACCGACGTTGAAGGTCGTGAATTTATCGACTTTGCGGGCGGTATCGCGGTACTGAACACCGGTCACCTGCACCCGAAAATCATTGCCGCCGTGCAAGAGCAACTGACCAAGCTGACCCACACCTGCTTCCAGGTACTGGCTTACGAGCCGTACGTTGAGCTGTGCGAAAAGATCAACGCCAAGGTGCCGGGCAATTTCGACAAGAAAACCCTGTTGGTCACCACCGGTTCTGAAGCCGTTGAAAACGCCGTGAAAATTGCCCGCGCTGCCACTGGCCGTGCTGGCGTGATCGCTTTCACTGGCGCGTACCACGGTCGCACCATGATGACCCTGGGCCTGACCGGCAAAGTCGTGCCGTACTCGGCAGGCATGGGCCTGATGCCAGGCGGCATCTTCCGCGCTCTGTTCCCGTGCGAAATGCATGGCATCTCGGTTGACGATTCCATCGCCAGCATCGAACGCATCTTCAAAAACGATGCCGAGCCTAAAGACATCGCTGCCATCATCATCGAGCCGGTTCAGGGCGAAGGTGGCTTCTACGTGGCGCCGAAAGCGTTCATGGCCCGCCTGCGCGAGCTGTGCGACAAGCACGGCATCCTGCTGATCGCTGACGAAGTGCAAACCGGCGCTGGCCGTACTGGCACCTTCTTCGCCATGGAACAGATGGGCGTTACTGCCGACCTGACCACCTTCGCCAAATCCATCGCTGGCGGCTTCCCGCTGGCCGGTGTGTGCGGCAAGGCGGAGTACATGGACGCCATTGCGCCAGGGGGCCTGGGCGGCACCTATGCCGGCAGCCCGATTGCTTGCGCCGCTGCGCTGGCAGTACTTGAGGTGTTTGAAGAAGAACACCTGCTGGATCGCTGCAAAGAAGTTGGCGAGCGTCTGGTCACGGGCCTCAAGGCCATTCAGGCCAAGTACCCGGTTATCGGTGACGTGCGTGCCCTGGGCGCGATGATTGCGGTCGAGCTGTTCGAAGGCGGCGACTCGCACAAACCCAACGCCGCTGCAGTGGCCCAAGTGGTTGCCAAGGCACGTGATAAAGGTTTGATCCTGCTGTCGTGCGGCACTTACGGCAACGTACTGCGCGTACTGGTTCCGTTGACCTCGCCGGACGAGCAACTGGACAAAGGCCTGGCCATCATCGAAGAGTGCTTCGCTGAACTGGCTTGA
- the gabD gene encoding NADP-dependent succinate-semialdehyde dehydrogenase translates to MQLKDAQLFRQQAYIDGAWVDADGGQTIKVNNPATGEIIGTVPKMGAVETRRAIEAADKALPAWRALTAKERANKLRRWFELLIENQDDLGRLMTLEQGKPLAEAKGEIVYAASFIEWFAEEAKRIYGDVIPGHQPDKRLIVIKQPIGVTAAITPWNFPAAMITRKAGPALAAGCTMVIKPASQTPFSALALVELAHRAGIPKGVLSVVTGSAGDIGGELTSNPIVRKLSFTGSTEIGRQLMAECAKDIKKVSLELGGNAPFIVFDDADLDKAVEGAIISKYRNNGQTCVCANRLYIQDSVYDAFAEKLKVAVAKLKIGNGLDEGTTTGPLIDDKAVAKVKEHIADALSKGATLLAGGNSLEGSFFEPTILINVPKNAAVAKEETFGPLAPLFRFKDEAEVIAMANDTEFGLASYFYARDLSRVFRVAEALEYGMVGVNTGLISNEVAPFGGIKASGLGREGSKYGIEDYLEIKYLCLGI, encoded by the coding sequence ATGCAGCTCAAAGACGCACAGTTGTTCCGCCAACAAGCCTATATCGATGGTGCTTGGGTCGATGCGGACGGTGGCCAGACAATCAAGGTCAACAACCCTGCTACCGGTGAAATCATCGGTACAGTGCCAAAAATGGGCGCGGTTGAAACCCGTCGCGCCATTGAAGCTGCTGACAAGGCGTTGCCCGCCTGGCGTGCCCTGACCGCCAAAGAGCGTGCAAACAAGCTGCGTCGCTGGTTTGAGCTGCTGATCGAAAACCAGGACGACCTTGGTCGCCTGATGACCCTGGAACAAGGTAAGCCGCTGGCCGAAGCCAAGGGCGAAATCGTTTACGCGGCCTCGTTCATCGAGTGGTTCGCTGAAGAAGCCAAGCGCATTTACGGCGACGTGATCCCGGGCCACCAGCCAGACAAGCGTCTGATCGTGATCAAGCAACCGATCGGCGTGACCGCTGCAATCACCCCGTGGAACTTCCCGGCCGCCATGATCACCCGCAAAGCTGGCCCGGCACTGGCTGCTGGCTGCACCATGGTGATCAAGCCCGCTTCGCAAACCCCGTTCTCGGCCTTGGCCCTGGTTGAGCTGGCGCACCGTGCCGGCATCCCTAAAGGCGTGTTGAGCGTTGTGACCGGCAGCGCTGGCGACATCGGCGGCGAGCTGACCAGCAACCCGATCGTGCGCAAACTGTCCTTCACCGGCTCGACCGAAATCGGTCGTCAACTGATGGCCGAATGCGCCAAAGACATCAAGAAAGTGTCGCTGGAACTGGGCGGCAACGCACCTTTCATCGTGTTCGACGACGCGGACCTGGATAAGGCCGTCGAAGGCGCGATCATTTCCAAATATCGCAACAATGGCCAGACCTGCGTTTGCGCCAACCGCCTGTACATTCAGGATTCGGTCTACGACGCGTTCGCTGAAAAACTGAAAGTGGCCGTGGCCAAGCTCAAGATCGGCAACGGTCTGGACGAAGGCACCACCACAGGCCCCCTGATCGACGACAAGGCCGTGGCCAAGGTCAAAGAGCACATCGCTGACGCACTGAGCAAAGGCGCCACCCTGCTGGCCGGCGGCAACAGCCTGGAAGGCAGCTTCTTCGAGCCGACCATTCTGATCAACGTGCCGAAAAACGCAGCCGTGGCGAAGGAAGAAACCTTCGGCCCGCTGGCGCCACTGTTCCGCTTCAAAGACGAAGCTGAAGTGATCGCAATGGCCAACGACACCGAGTTCGGTCTGGCGTCGTATTTCTATGCCCGCGACTTGAGCCGTGTGTTCCGTGTGGCTGAAGCCCTGGAGTACGGCATGGTGGGTGTGAACACCGGCCTGATCTCCAACGAAGTCGCGCCGTTCGGCGGTATCAAGGCTTCGGGCCTGGGCCGTGAAGGCTCCAAGTACGGCATTGAAGATTACCTGGAAATCAAATATCTCTGCCTGGGCATCTAA
- a CDS encoding VOC family protein → MFSHIQIGARDVPAMTLFYDTVLSTLGLVRLANEDIDNSPAGAGWQRPGHYWPQFYIQLPINGLAATWGNGVQVSFGAHSIEQVDAAWQAAMRMGGTDEGPPGKRPQYGDDYYGAYCRDPEGNKLCFVFAKTLVPELK, encoded by the coding sequence ATGTTCAGTCATATCCAGATCGGGGCACGGGACGTGCCTGCAATGACTTTGTTTTACGACACCGTGCTGAGCACGCTGGGCCTGGTGCGTCTTGCTAACGAAGATATAGACAACAGCCCTGCGGGCGCCGGGTGGCAACGGCCGGGGCACTATTGGCCGCAGTTTTATATTCAATTGCCGATCAATGGGTTGGCCGCGACGTGGGGCAATGGGGTGCAGGTCAGTTTTGGCGCGCATTCGATTGAGCAGGTGGATGCGGCGTGGCAGGCAGCCATGCGAATGGGTGGGACCGATGAGGGACCGCCCGGCAAACGCCCGCAGTATGGCGACGACTATTACGGCGCGTACTGCCGCGACCCGGAAGGAAACAAGCTGTGCTTTGTGTTTGCAAAGACGCTGGTACCAGAGCTGAAGTGA